The following are encoded in a window of Sphaerisporangium siamense genomic DNA:
- a CDS encoding efflux RND transporter periplasmic adaptor subunit: MRSSIPPTVVRVGGLALAAVVVLAGAGLVYAGGGDGTAPARVQLASARRGTVVSTVSAAGNTVDTHTRDLTFGASGTVEKVYVQPGDKAKKGQVLARIDDTPAQEDLTAARASLAAAEETLDAIENGTLPTGGTAAGGSGGSGGTGGSGGTGGSGGSGGSGASGRSGGSGGSGGTGTPTGQGQPSSGPTSTCPPSTPSPSPTPTVRNDDGGNYGYTVTPRPVVPAAYSAKRTSPGTKDRTPDGHTRPSRAPKPTATPTTKPTTPTPKPTTRPTVVPIDPTRPTVKPTKPTKPTATPTRKPTDGCTAPNGNGQTPNGQQAPPPQGTSGQNGQGGQIPQTGGRGGAGGGQGGQSGQGGRSDQGGQGGQQITTVAQAEANVRKAQTTLTAAERALAGVTIKAPAAGTILTVSGTTGANATAGASFLTLGDLDELQVKAMFSQTDVSRLKLGRPASVTLATRSGSTYPGKVTHIDPTATTNGRLVQYGVTVAFDHPPKGLLVGQTATVQVTTAQADDAVYIPAQAVRPGSDGTATVTVRDGDRATTRQIEPGIRGDQYVEIRAGLKDGDRIELPTPDSAGFPTDPFPTP; the protein is encoded by the coding sequence ATGAGATCGAGCATTCCCCCCACCGTGGTCCGCGTCGGCGGCCTCGCCCTCGCGGCCGTGGTCGTCCTGGCCGGCGCCGGGCTGGTGTACGCGGGAGGCGGCGACGGCACGGCCCCGGCGCGGGTCCAGCTCGCCTCCGCCAGGCGGGGCACGGTGGTCAGCACGGTCTCGGCGGCGGGCAACACCGTCGACACGCACACCCGCGACCTGACCTTCGGCGCCTCCGGCACGGTCGAGAAGGTGTACGTCCAGCCCGGCGACAAGGCCAAGAAGGGCCAGGTCCTCGCCCGAATCGACGACACGCCCGCCCAGGAGGACCTCACCGCGGCCCGCGCCTCCCTGGCCGCCGCCGAGGAAACCCTCGACGCCATCGAGAACGGCACCCTGCCCACGGGAGGCACGGCGGCCGGCGGCTCCGGCGGATCGGGAGGTACAGGAGGTTCCGGCGGCACCGGCGGATCGGGCGGTTCTGGCGGATCCGGAGCTTCGGGCAGATCAGGCGGTTCCGGTGGTTCTGGTGGTACCGGCACACCGACCGGGCAGGGACAGCCGTCATCAGGACCGACCTCCACCTGCCCTCCCTCGACGCCGTCCCCCTCCCCCACTCCCACCGTCCGCAACGACGACGGCGGGAACTACGGCTACACCGTCACACCACGCCCGGTCGTTCCCGCCGCGTACAGCGCGAAGAGGACGTCGCCGGGTACCAAGGACCGCACCCCCGACGGACATACGCGCCCGTCCCGAGCTCCCAAGCCCACCGCTACGCCGACCACCAAGCCGACCACCCCCACCCCGAAGCCGACGACCAGGCCCACTGTCGTACCGATCGATCCGACCAGGCCGACGGTCAAACCCACCAAACCGACCAAGCCGACCGCGACGCCCACGAGGAAGCCCACGGACGGCTGCACGGCTCCGAACGGCAACGGCCAGACCCCGAACGGGCAGCAGGCGCCCCCGCCCCAGGGCACCTCAGGTCAGAACGGCCAAGGAGGTCAGATCCCCCAGACCGGAGGACGCGGCGGCGCCGGAGGAGGCCAAGGCGGTCAATCCGGGCAAGGTGGCCGGTCCGATCAAGGAGGCCAGGGGGGTCAGCAGATCACCACGGTCGCCCAAGCCGAGGCGAACGTCCGCAAGGCCCAGACCACGCTGACGGCGGCCGAGCGCGCCCTCGCCGGTGTCACGATCAAGGCCCCGGCGGCGGGCACGATCCTCACCGTCTCCGGCACCACCGGCGCGAACGCCACCGCGGGAGCGAGCTTCCTCACCCTGGGCGACCTCGACGAGCTCCAGGTCAAGGCCATGTTCTCCCAGACCGACGTCAGCCGCCTCAAGCTCGGCCGGCCCGCGTCCGTCACCCTGGCCACCCGTTCCGGCAGCACGTACCCCGGCAAGGTCACCCACATCGACCCCACCGCGACCACCAATGGACGCCTGGTCCAGTACGGCGTCACGGTCGCCTTCGACCACCCGCCGAAGGGCCTGCTGGTCGGTCAGACCGCGACCGTCCAGGTGACGACCGCCCAGGCAGACGACGCCGTCTACATCCCCGCCCAGGCCGTCCGCCCCGGCAGCGACGGCACGGCCACCGTGACCGTCCGTGACGGCGACCGCGCCACCACCCGCCAGATCGAACCGGGCATCCGCGGCGACCAGTACGTGGAGATCCGCGCCGGCCTGAAAGACGGCGACCGAATAGAGCTTCCCACCCCCGACTCGGCCGGCTTCCCCACCGACCCCTTCCCCACCCCCTGA
- a CDS encoding RHS repeat domain-containing protein: MPGSRRGWTKIALILAIAVPATLAPPIAARATADDPAWQKAQEQRPVPGHAVTSRGPSTDPGAAYDLKDAPAVSWPAPATAAVNLPPPAAATAAARGGDTAKVRAGALPVWLSQAAPKNGGTPAAATGVQVRTMDAATAGRSRITGLGVQLTPRTRPAGETRLTVEVDYSGFRYAYGGDWASRLRLVRLPECAATTPDLPRCQGRTPLPTRNDVKAGRLTADVGFTTAGTMTLAAEAAPSGAAGSYEATSLSPSATWEVSNQSGAFSWSYPLQLPPTPGGPTPEIGFAYSSGSVDGRTVATNNQASWIGEGFDYWPGFIERRYKSCADDGVTPKRNDQCWGNHNATLSLNGQATELILDDATGTWQPKDDDGSRIEKLSGADNGDNDGEYWRVTTPDGAQYYFGRDHLPGWSSGKAETQSTWTAPVFGDDDGEPCHKDSFSDSWCRQAWRWNLDYVVDTHGTVSTFWYGRETNYYRRDVTVLTNGVPNGTPTVYDRGGYLKRIDYGQRSDAIFSSSAPARVVFDVRERCIPTSSFDCAEGKFTKDNAKYWADVPYDQNCDSGDKCVDRYSPTFWTRKRLAAVTTQVLSGSAYTDVDTWALDQQLRAPGDGTAPSLWLAAIQHTGKVGGTASLPPVRFSGVQRPNRVDALEGRPPLTKWRVSAIDNETGGALSITYSDEDCTAGNTPAPDANTRRCYPQYWTPEDATSPKSDWFHKYVVTQVQQIDRTGGAPDVLETYEYLGGGAWHHDDDDGLTKEKYKTWSQWRGYGKVRVLRGAPGEQRSKAEYTYFRGMDGDELSGGGRRDVKVTDSTGAAVDDADHLQGRVREEIHYDGPSGPAMTGTITGYWTRQTAKRVRSWATTTAHMVRDDKTRTRTALASGDWRYATTDADYNTDGLPTQINDLGDDATTDDDQCVRTTYARDAARWLVSYAVRVETVTKACALTPQRPGDVVSDVRKYYDGKAFGAAPSEGDVTRTEKLGSWNGGPQYVTVGSTTFDVYGRPLVVTHPNGATTRTSYTPATGLLTLKQETNALGHVTRTEIEPAWGLAKATTDVNGKRADLAYDPLGRLTGAWLPGRARATSPATPNMKFGYQVRTDGPTTVTTSTLRADGTTYTTGYALYDGLLRPRQAQEPAPGGGRLVNDTFYDTRGLVYKTNADYYTEGAPGNALWVPGSDDDVPGQSVTVYNGMEWPTAQIFRKRGTEQWRTTTTYGGDRVSVDPPPGATPTTMITNGQGETVEVRQYKGDAPTGDYDAVKYTYTRAGQPATITDAAGNTWAYRYDLRGRLTQLDDPDKGAAELTYNDTDDLLTTITDARGSSLFFTYDALGRKTAEYEGTSAAGTKLAEWTFDELPDGTVVKGQPTASTRYVKNATTGAMDAYTSAVTGYDNAYRPTGAQTVIPAAEGALAGTYTTTTDYNADGTVHRTVLPAAGGLLGETLLYDYDDLGNPTTMRGLTNYVTSTTYSKLGQVLDTTMSTGLKRVKETNFYEEGTNRLTRSVFERETAPISVADANYTYDPAGNVTKIADTPSGQTPDVQCFRQDYLQRLTDAWTTTTGDCATDPTQDIVGGPAPYWQSFTYDVVGNRTKEIDHRAAGDIAKTYAYAGPGKPRPHTLTSVAYEGGPRDGQTDAYTYDQAGNTTQRGAGRLLDWDVEGHLAKSTDPSGVSTYLYDADGERLIRRDPTSTTLYVAGMEIRLDAKTGAKSATRYYDFAGQTIAVRTGKGVTWLGADHHGTADGSVDDTAAQATSRRRFTPFGGQRGTPPSSWPGQKGFVGGVIDDATALTHLGAREYDTETGRFISVDPIFDVADPQSWNGYAYADNNPVTGSDPTGLMYDGGTQCGIIASNPCNPPSHRGGGGGGGGGGRSYSPTPPPNNPPHCGRWSVGCKAKNIWKQHKATIVNVTVSIVVTVGCEVATRGAGQIGCVSVGGAAGNLAGYLVSTPPDEWSTGDAVKAATIGAFFGAAFGALGKGLGALLGKLATTGAGKVVAAAVGKVAGKTGSVLGRGGGQAVGGLRNVPSVRGIAKKDPVKPVFGKAEGWTQGKRLERLQQQVPAFALRNRTSGTAGRTYVGALNTRTGETVLAGSGGVPGCSHFCAEGNALRALGGDPSEVLFTAAFTVRRIAGTLQAVPKPVCWRCQIDFPDRSSFAPGVKGQPGGSWGD, translated from the coding sequence GTGCCCGGTTCCAGGCGAGGCTGGACCAAGATCGCCCTCATCCTGGCCATCGCGGTACCGGCCACGCTGGCGCCGCCGATCGCCGCGCGGGCGACCGCCGATGATCCGGCCTGGCAGAAGGCACAGGAGCAACGTCCGGTGCCCGGTCACGCCGTCACGTCACGCGGCCCTTCGACGGATCCGGGCGCCGCCTACGACCTGAAGGACGCGCCGGCCGTCTCCTGGCCGGCGCCGGCCACGGCGGCCGTGAACCTCCCGCCACCCGCCGCCGCCACGGCGGCGGCGCGCGGCGGCGACACCGCCAAGGTGCGGGCCGGAGCACTGCCGGTCTGGTTGAGCCAGGCCGCCCCGAAGAACGGCGGTACCCCGGCCGCCGCCACCGGCGTCCAGGTGCGCACGATGGACGCCGCCACCGCCGGCAGATCCCGCATCACCGGTCTCGGCGTCCAGCTCACCCCGCGGACCCGGCCCGCCGGTGAGACCCGCCTGACGGTCGAGGTCGACTACTCGGGCTTCCGGTACGCCTACGGCGGCGACTGGGCCTCCCGCCTGCGCCTGGTCCGATTACCCGAATGCGCGGCCACCACGCCTGACCTGCCCCGATGTCAAGGTAGAACGCCGCTGCCCACCCGCAACGACGTCAAGGCCGGCCGCCTGACCGCCGACGTCGGCTTCACCACCGCCGGCACGATGACGCTGGCCGCCGAGGCGGCCCCGTCGGGCGCGGCGGGCTCGTACGAGGCCACGTCGTTGTCGCCGTCGGCCACCTGGGAAGTCAGCAACCAGAGCGGCGCGTTCTCCTGGTCCTATCCGCTGCAGCTGCCGCCGACCCCGGGCGGCCCGACCCCCGAAATCGGCTTCGCCTACTCCTCCGGGAGCGTCGACGGCCGTACGGTCGCCACCAACAACCAGGCGTCCTGGATCGGCGAGGGCTTCGACTACTGGCCCGGTTTCATCGAGCGCCGCTACAAGTCGTGCGCCGACGACGGCGTCACCCCCAAGCGCAACGACCAGTGCTGGGGGAACCACAACGCCACGTTGTCCCTGAACGGCCAGGCCACCGAGCTGATCCTGGACGACGCGACCGGCACCTGGCAGCCGAAGGACGACGACGGCTCCAGGATCGAGAAGTTGTCGGGCGCCGACAACGGAGACAACGACGGCGAGTACTGGCGCGTCACCACCCCCGACGGCGCCCAGTACTACTTCGGCCGCGACCACCTGCCGGGCTGGTCCAGCGGCAAGGCCGAGACGCAGTCGACGTGGACCGCCCCGGTGTTCGGGGACGACGACGGCGAGCCCTGCCACAAGGACTCCTTCTCCGACTCCTGGTGCCGGCAGGCATGGCGGTGGAACCTCGACTACGTCGTCGACACCCACGGCACGGTCAGTACCTTCTGGTACGGCCGCGAGACCAACTACTACCGCCGCGACGTCACCGTCCTGACCAACGGCGTCCCGAACGGCACCCCGACCGTCTACGACCGGGGTGGCTACCTCAAGCGCATCGACTACGGCCAGCGCTCGGACGCGATCTTCTCCTCCTCGGCTCCGGCCCGGGTCGTCTTCGACGTGAGGGAGCGATGCATTCCGACGTCCAGCTTCGACTGCGCCGAGGGCAAGTTCACCAAGGACAACGCCAAATACTGGGCTGACGTCCCCTACGACCAGAACTGTGACTCCGGAGACAAGTGCGTCGACCGCTACTCCCCGACGTTCTGGACGCGCAAACGCCTGGCCGCCGTCACCACCCAAGTGCTGTCAGGAAGCGCGTACACCGACGTCGACACCTGGGCCCTCGACCAGCAACTGCGCGCCCCGGGCGACGGCACGGCGCCGTCGCTGTGGCTGGCCGCGATCCAGCACACGGGAAAGGTCGGCGGAACGGCGTCGCTGCCGCCGGTGCGGTTCTCCGGCGTGCAACGCCCCAACCGGGTCGACGCCCTGGAGGGACGCCCGCCGCTGACCAAGTGGCGCGTCTCCGCGATCGACAACGAGACCGGCGGCGCCCTGTCCATCACCTACTCCGACGAGGACTGCACCGCCGGGAACACCCCCGCCCCGGACGCCAACACCCGCCGCTGCTACCCGCAGTACTGGACCCCCGAGGATGCCACCTCCCCCAAGTCCGACTGGTTCCACAAGTACGTCGTCACCCAGGTCCAGCAGATCGACCGGACCGGTGGCGCCCCCGACGTACTGGAGACCTACGAATATCTCGGCGGCGGCGCCTGGCACCACGATGACGACGACGGCCTGACCAAGGAGAAGTACAAGACCTGGTCGCAGTGGCGCGGCTACGGCAAGGTCCGGGTGCTGCGCGGCGCCCCCGGCGAGCAGCGCTCCAAGGCGGAGTACACCTACTTCCGCGGCATGGACGGCGACGAGCTGTCCGGCGGCGGCAGACGCGACGTCAAGGTGACCGACTCCACGGGCGCCGCCGTCGACGACGCCGACCATCTGCAGGGCCGCGTCCGCGAGGAGATCCACTACGACGGCCCCTCCGGCCCCGCCATGACCGGCACCATCACCGGCTACTGGACCAGGCAGACCGCCAAGCGCGTCCGCTCCTGGGCCACCACCACCGCCCACATGGTCCGCGACGACAAGACCCGCACCCGCACGGCGCTGGCCTCCGGCGACTGGCGGTACGCCACCACCGACGCCGACTACAACACCGACGGCCTGCCGACTCAGATCAACGACCTCGGCGACGACGCCACCACCGACGACGACCAGTGCGTCCGCACCACCTACGCCCGCGACGCCGCCCGCTGGCTGGTCTCCTACGCCGTCCGCGTGGAGACCGTCACCAAGGCGTGCGCCCTCACCCCGCAACGTCCCGGCGACGTGGTCTCCGACGTGCGCAAATACTACGACGGCAAGGCGTTCGGCGCCGCGCCGTCCGAAGGGGACGTCACCAGGACCGAGAAGCTCGGCTCCTGGAACGGCGGCCCGCAGTACGTCACCGTCGGCTCCACCACCTTCGACGTCTACGGCCGGCCCCTGGTGGTCACCCACCCCAACGGCGCCACCACCAGGACGTCCTACACCCCGGCCACCGGCCTGCTCACCCTCAAGCAGGAGACCAACGCGCTCGGCCACGTCACCAGGACCGAGATCGAGCCCGCCTGGGGCCTGGCCAAGGCGACGACCGACGTCAACGGCAAGCGCGCCGACCTGGCCTACGACCCGCTCGGCCGGCTGACCGGCGCCTGGCTGCCCGGCCGCGCCAGGGCGACGTCCCCGGCCACGCCGAACATGAAGTTCGGCTACCAGGTCCGTACCGACGGCCCGACGACCGTCACCACCTCGACGCTGCGCGCGGACGGGACGACGTACACCACCGGCTACGCCCTCTACGACGGCCTCCTGCGCCCCCGCCAGGCCCAGGAGCCCGCCCCCGGCGGCGGCCGGCTGGTCAACGACACCTTCTACGACACCCGCGGCCTGGTCTACAAGACCAACGCCGACTACTACACCGAAGGCGCCCCCGGCAACGCCCTGTGGGTGCCGGGCAGCGACGACGACGTCCCCGGCCAGAGCGTCACCGTCTACAACGGCATGGAGTGGCCGACCGCGCAGATCTTCCGCAAGCGCGGCACCGAGCAGTGGCGCACCACCACTACCTACGGCGGCGACCGCGTCAGCGTCGACCCGCCCCCCGGCGCCACCCCCACCACCATGATCACCAACGGGCAGGGCGAGACCGTCGAGGTCCGCCAGTACAAGGGCGACGCCCCGACCGGCGACTACGACGCCGTCAAGTACACCTACACCCGCGCCGGGCAGCCGGCCACCATCACCGACGCCGCGGGCAACACCTGGGCCTACCGCTACGACCTGCGCGGTCGCCTGACCCAGCTGGACGACCCCGACAAGGGCGCCGCCGAACTCACCTACAACGACACCGACGACCTGCTCACGACGATCACCGACGCGCGCGGCTCCAGCCTCTTCTTCACCTACGACGCCCTCGGCCGCAAGACCGCCGAGTACGAGGGCACCTCCGCCGCGGGCACCAAGCTCGCCGAGTGGACGTTCGACGAACTGCCCGACGGCACCGTGGTCAAGGGCCAGCCGACCGCCTCCACCCGCTACGTCAAGAACGCCACCACCGGCGCCATGGACGCCTACACCAGCGCCGTCACCGGCTACGACAACGCCTACCGGCCCACCGGCGCCCAGACCGTCATCCCGGCCGCCGAAGGCGCCCTGGCCGGCACGTACACGACCACGACGGACTACAACGCCGACGGCACCGTCCACCGCACCGTGCTGCCCGCCGCCGGCGGCCTGCTCGGTGAGACGCTCCTGTACGACTACGACGACCTCGGCAACCCCACCACGATGCGGGGCCTGACCAACTACGTCACCTCGACGACCTACTCCAAGCTCGGCCAGGTCCTCGACACGACGATGAGCACCGGCCTCAAGCGGGTCAAGGAGACCAACTTCTACGAGGAGGGCACCAACCGGCTCACCCGTTCGGTGTTCGAGCGGGAGACCGCCCCCATCTCGGTGGCCGACGCCAACTACACCTACGACCCGGCCGGCAACGTCACCAAGATCGCCGACACGCCCTCCGGCCAGACGCCCGACGTCCAGTGCTTCCGCCAGGACTACCTGCAACGCCTGACCGACGCCTGGACGACGACGACCGGCGACTGCGCCACCGACCCCACCCAGGACATCGTCGGCGGACCCGCGCCCTACTGGCAGTCCTTCACCTACGACGTCGTCGGCAACCGCACCAAGGAGATCGACCACCGAGCGGCCGGCGACATCGCCAAGACCTACGCCTACGCCGGACCCGGCAAGCCTCGGCCGCACACCCTGACCTCCGTCGCCTACGAGGGCGGCCCGCGCGACGGCCAGACCGATGCCTACACCTACGACCAGGCCGGCAACACCACCCAGCGCGGCGCGGGCCGCCTCCTGGACTGGGACGTCGAAGGCCACCTGGCCAAGTCGACGGACCCCTCCGGCGTCAGCACCTACCTCTACGACGCCGACGGCGAACGGCTCATCCGCCGCGACCCCACCTCCACCACCCTCTACGTCGCCGGCATGGAGATCCGGCTCGACGCCAAGACCGGCGCCAAGAGCGCGACCCGCTACTACGACTTCGCCGGGCAGACCATCGCCGTCCGTACCGGCAAGGGCGTCACCTGGCTCGGCGCCGACCACCACGGCACCGCAGACGGCTCCGTCGACGACACCGCCGCCCAGGCGACGAGCCGCCGTCGCTTCACCCCCTTCGGCGGGCAGCGCGGCACGCCACCATCGTCCTGGCCCGGCCAGAAGGGCTTCGTCGGCGGCGTCATCGACGACGCCACGGCCCTGACCCACCTCGGCGCCCGCGAGTACGACACCGAAACGGGCCGTTTCATCTCCGTCGACCCCATCTTCGACGTCGCCGACCCGCAGAGCTGGAACGGCTACGCCTACGCCGACAACAACCCGGTCACCGGCTCCGACCCCACCGGTCTGATGTACGACGGCGGCACCCAGTGCGGCATCATCGCGTCGAACCCGTGCAACCCGCCCAGCCACCGGGGCGGTGGCGGCGGTGGCGGCGGCGGTGGTCGCTCCTATTCGCCGACTCCTCCTCCGAACAACCCGCCCCACTGCGGCCGCTGGAGCGTCGGCTGCAAGGCGAAGAACATCTGGAAGCAGCACAAGGCCACCATCGTCAACGTCACCGTCTCGATCGTCGTCACAGTCGGCTGTGAGGTGGCCACGAGAGGCGCCGGCCAAATCGGCTGCGTCTCCGTGGGCGGAGCGGCGGGAAACCTGGCGGGCTACCTGGTCTCGACACCCCCCGACGAATGGAGCACCGGGGACGCGGTCAAGGCCGCGACGATCGGCGCCTTCTTCGGGGCCGCCTTCGGCGCCCTCGGTAAGGGTCTGGGCGCGTTACTCGGCAAACTCGCCACCACAGGGGCCGGCAAGGTCGTCGCCGCGGCGGTGGGCAAGGTCGCCGGCAAGACAGGAAGCGTCCTTGGGCGTGGCGGCGGCCAAGCGGTCGGCGGACTCAGAAATGTGCCGAGCGTCCGTGGAATCGCCAAGAAGGATCCTGTGAAACCCGTATTCGGTAAGGCCGAGGGTTGGACGCAGGGCAAACGGCTGGAGAGATTGCAGCAGCAGGTTCCTGCCTTTGCGCTACGAAACCGTACCTCCGGCACAGCGGGCCGAACGTACGTAGGCGCGCTGAACACCAGAACAGGCGAGACCGTACTGGCAGGTTCTGGCGGAGTTCCAGGATGCAGCCACTTCTGCGCCGAGGGGAATGCGCTGCGCGCTCTCGGTGGCGATCCCAGCGAAGTGCTGTTCACGGCGGCCTTCACTGTCAGGAGAATTGCCGGCACCCTCCAAGCGGTACCGAAGCCGGTATGTTGGAGATGCCAGATCGACTTTCCCGACAGGTCAAGCTTCGCTCCTGGCGTGAAGGGCCAGCCTGGCGGATCCTGGGGCGACTAG
- a CDS encoding winged helix-turn-helix domain-containing protein has translation MDPQFDEFLHVSARLSIVAVLAPADWVDFGFLRDSIGTSDSALSKQVSALADAGYVTVRKNQDKRARRTYVRLTPQGREAFVRHAAALERIVALARPFEERPAAESVPSSRAGDGPDAAPAG, from the coding sequence ATGGACCCACAGTTCGACGAGTTCCTGCACGTATCGGCACGACTGTCGATCGTGGCGGTGCTGGCGCCGGCCGACTGGGTGGACTTCGGCTTCCTCCGGGACTCGATCGGCACCAGCGACTCGGCCCTGTCCAAGCAGGTCTCCGCGCTGGCCGACGCCGGATACGTCACTGTCCGCAAAAATCAGGACAAGCGGGCGCGGCGTACCTACGTGCGGCTCACCCCGCAAGGGCGGGAGGCGTTCGTGCGGCACGCGGCGGCACTGGAGCGGATCGTCGCGCTCGCCCGCCCGTTCGAGGAGCGACCCGCCGCCGAGAGCGTTCCATCGTCCAGGGCCGGAGACGGCCCGGACGCCGCGCCGGCAGGCTGA